The genomic DNA CGGGTCATCGCGGTCCGGCGCGGTGAACCCGCCGAATCCGCGACCGCGGGGGAGTCGGACTGGGTCGTCTCGCCGGGGCCGGACACCCGGCTCCGGGCGAACGACCGCTTCGTCGCGAAGGGGACCCGCTCCGGGGCCGGGCGGCTCGCCGAGCTCGCCGGCGACGAACCACCCGAGACGGGCTGATCCTGCGGTTGTGCAGGCCGTATCGGCCGCACCTACTCCAGCTCCCGTGCCCGGTGGAGTGCAGAGCGCAGCGTGAGGACCGCCGTCAGCAGCAGCCCCGTCCCGACCGCGAGGACGAACCCCAGCGTCGCCCACAGCGCCAGCGAGTACGGCCGGTCGGGAACGACGACGTAGACGTAGACGACGAACACGGTGAACGCGACGCCCAGCGCGAAGCCGACGGCGGCGTTCCGGCGGACGTTCAGGGCCGCGACGACGTTGGCGACGCCCGGACGGTCGGGAACGTCCGAACCGGGGGCACCGGCCTCACCGCTCCGGTCCCCGTCGGTGGCGTGTTCGGCGTCGCGGTCGGACACACCTGGACGTACGGCGTGCGCAGGCAAATCGGTTGGCATCGCGGACGACCTGCCCCCGACGATGGCTCCCGAAACCGGCAGGGCGGGCGGATACCGAACCTCCTAATAGCGGTCCCGGGATGACTAACGTTCATGACTAGCCTCGGGACGGCGAGCGCGGCCCCCGGCGAGAAGGACACGGGTCGCCTGACGGTCGGCGAGGCCCGCGACGGGTCGGAGGTCGGCCTGCCGGTCGCCGTCGTCAACGGGGCACGCGACGGTCGTACGCTCTACATCCAGGCCGTCAGCGACGGCGACGAGCTCAACGGCCTGGGCGTCGTCCAGCGGCTCTACCCACGCATCAACCCGAAGGAGCTCTCGGGGACGGTCCTCGTCGTCGGCATCGTCAACCACTACGGCTTCCAGATCGCCGAGCACCGCAACCCCATCGACGACACGAAACTCAACCGCGCCTATCCCGGCAACACCAACGGCACCGCCAGCGAGCGCATCGCCGCCGCCACCTTCGACGCCGCAACCCGCGCGGACCTCGTGCTGGACCTCCACCAGGGGTCGACCAGCCGGATGATCAACGAGACCCGCGTCCGCTGTGGCCCGCGCCACCGCCTCCACCGGGACTGTCTGGAACTCGCGAAGGTGTTCGGCTGTGGCTACATCCTCGACCAGAAGGGGCCGGACGGCCAGCTCGCCCGCGCGGCCCCCGACGAGGGGATCCCCACCATCGACCCGGAGCTGGGGGGCTCGGTCGGCTGGGACGAGGAGTCCATCCGCCTGGGTCTGGAGGGTGTCATGAACGTCCTCACCTACTACGACTTCCTCGACGGGACCCACGACCCCGACAGCCAGACCCGGGCGACGGG from Haloglomus litoreum includes the following:
- a CDS encoding DUF7536 family protein, producing MSDRDAEHATDGDRSGEAGAPGSDVPDRPGVANVVAALNVRRNAAVGFALGVAFTVFVVYVYVVVPDRPYSLALWATLGFVLAVGTGLLLTAVLTLRSALHRARELE
- a CDS encoding succinylglutamate desuccinylase/aspartoacylase family protein, with the translated sequence MTSLGTASAAPGEKDTGRLTVGEARDGSEVGLPVAVVNGARDGRTLYIQAVSDGDELNGLGVVQRLYPRINPKELSGTVLVVGIVNHYGFQIAEHRNPIDDTKLNRAYPGNTNGTASERIAAATFDAATRADLVLDLHQGSTSRMINETRVRCGPRHRLHRDCLELAKVFGCGYILDQKGPDGQLARAAPDEGIPTIDPELGGSVGWDEESIRLGLEGVMNVLTYYDFLDGTHDPDSQTRATGFEQYGAPAGGLVSFHADLGDTVERGDTLFEVTDAFGTVKSEVTADTAGIFWRTRRLPQIATGEYVCSVGTDIDQY